Part of the Henckelia pumila isolate YLH828 chromosome 2, ASM3356847v2, whole genome shotgun sequence genome is shown below.
CAGGAAGACAAGAGAAAGATGGTTGCATCTGCTTTTGGTGAAGATCAAAGCGGCATGTCCGCTACTCGGCTCACCGTCGAAGATCTCAGATTTTTATTCGAGGGCTCTGGACGCTGacaaatatgaaatatatagATACAAAATGACCGTAGATTTAAGTTTTGGTGGCATGTCAGccgaattacatgattttgtacAAAATATGCTAATGTTGTTCATTGTATGTCAATGGCCGCATGTCGTGCTGCTCATCGACTAAATTAAAGATTTCTAACCTGTAAATATCCTAATCGCTATCTTTTTTTGGGAGCTATGCTAACTTTCTACTGTAATCTCATTTTAATTATTGTGTTGATTGCCTTTATAACCTCCCAAAACGTAAACTTTAGAAGTGATTAACGTTATCAGGTGAAAGTTAAGTTAACGAAAATCTCAAAACCTTTTTTGGAAACAATCTCAGACAATTCTTGAAACAATCTCATAATATTGATTTTTGAGTTAAAGATGTACCCAAAAAAAcgtgtttttatttatttgttgtttattgCCGTGTTACGCATGTACATATAGGAATGGTATCTAAAGGAGAAATAGTCGGGCATAAATCTTTGATTGAGGTGGGACTATGGCAACATAATCATGAATTAACCAGTCAAATGACTCATGGGAATGCCTAACTTTAATGTTACTATGACAACATAACGAAAATAGATTATTTTTGCTGCAGGCAACATTCTTGTGCATTATGGCGCTTACATACACGTTACCTTTCATGAACTTCCACtagtttggaattttttttctaGGATAGCAGAGTTCTGAGCTTTACATGATGAAGAGTTCTGAACTTCTTTTTCAAAGTTTAATTCTTGCAGTTAAGAATACCGAATACGCTCCATTATGAACTGCTTTGATGCAAAGAAATAAATCCATGGTGTCAAAGGAGTCTTTTGGACTTCCGTCAAATCTGTGCTAAGATATCAAACCACAGTAAATTATTGAACTCATTAAACGGACAAGCGTAAAAAAGGTATTGAGGTCATTACAAGTTGGAACAAAGATTGGACACACTCCATTATACACAATACAAGCATTTGAAAATAAGGTTTACATTCGTTTGCATCCCTGCTGTGTGTCCTTATTAAAGAACTAAATCAGTCAGAACGACAGAAACAGTTGGAATCCCTATTTTCTATATTATCTGAATTGCAAGCTCTCACCCCGAAATTTAGTTTATGAAGCCTGATCAAGAGTTACTGTCCATTGGCTTTCAAGAGACTATGATGCAAGATGCAAGATGAGTAACCTCcgcatgaagattaattaatccTGTAACCGTGCTTCTGAATTAGGCTCCCTTGGCTGATCTCTATCTCTGATGATCCTGTAGAGATAGAATGCAGCTACTCCACCGCTGCACATTACATTTCATTGTTAGAACACAGATTAAACAATGTTTGATCATCCTTCAAGAGAGCAGAAAGGCACAACATGCACGATGCATGCTCTATCATCATTTTTATTGGTCGAGTGCTTACTGTCCAACTTTTAGTTACATTTGGTAGTCATATCACTCGTGACCGTAGGTTCACACAGATCTATAACATGCTCAAACTTTTAAATAAAACCCTCTCTAATTAGCTCACCATGCATATTCATAAACACAGTACTGCGGTTTGAGAAGACAACCCTAAAAAACCATCACATCCGCAATTTGGGGGAGAATTGTGCAAATAGAGACCTGGTCAAAActtttgttttgaaaaaaatgacCTCCCCAAGTGTATTTGAAATACACAACAGGAGgtcacattttaaaaaaaattgttgactaggattagattaaaaaaaataccccGCGATTTGGAGCATTAAAGTTTGAAAGGGAAAACAGCTTCTCGCTGTTTaatagttgtattataaatgaTATACCCCAACACCCAGGTCCACACGTATACAGTCTTgtaccacgatatctcataaaagTATTTCAAGTTTGAAAATTTGGAATATGCATATCAGAGAGCAGaatataaaattattgggttaGTCAAGTAAACTAACAGAAAAAgaaagtaaaataatcaattaatagtGAGAATTTCAGAGAACGAGAGACCTGACAATGGATGTGAAAATGTTGAATATAAATGGCCGCTGCAAAGGAGCACAGATGAATGATGTTAAGAGCAATAACATAATATCGCTTATAACTTCATGAATTAAACAACAAGAACTATAGACAGTCTCTCATGACTGAGAAAACAGAACTTACCATAGACAACAAGCGCAATTGTCTCAGAAATAATATGGTGGCAATTGCTGCAGCAACGACAGATCCAAAATCACATCAAGAATTGCATTAGTAAAGTCTATTCCAATTTTAGAAAGCGCTCAATCAGACAACAAGGTTATTCTACATAAAGATGATTCCTTCCAATAAACAACCAAATCATGGGATCCTTAACAGATTAATAACTGTTTCCTTGTATAAAACTTTGGATTCTTATATGGTTATATATAAGTTAAATAAACGCAGACAACAACATGCACAGTACAAAATTTTAAAGAGGCAAATGAAGTGATGCGATATAAAACTAAGTACAAAGTTGACAGATTAAACGACTGTCGCCTAAATCTTAATAGATGTAAGGTATGAGCATGTGTCCATCAAAACATCTTTTCGCGCCAAAAGTTCGAAAGTCAAGGATCATATATGACTGTCTTTCGATGGTTAAGAAGTTTTGGACAGCAAGTCACAAGTGTAACACTGTAACTACGAGCATGCTACCCAATGCCAATGAACAGATAGCTAGCTGTAGCTGAGAAAAGTAACTGTCATCAATACAGAGAAAAATGGAATAAGTGTACAAATTTCCTTTGGAATACAAACCTGCTTGCCCTTTCAAGACTAGAGGTGCTGAATCCCCCTTTTTCCAAGATTGCAAACTTGATATACTCAATGCCAAAAGAGCACCGCCAAGTATAATACCAAACCTGATGGCAGGTATACTTCCAGTGAGCATGAAAGAAAGAAAGCCTCCAAAAGAGAGAAAAGCACCTGGAAAATATAAGTAGGATAAGAACACAAAATTATTTCAGCTGTTATGACTTTTCATATTAGTTTAAAAGTCAAATTTCCAGAGAGCAGATGCAAGCAAACACATTTTGCTGAACATACCATAAGGTATTCCTACATAGAAGTCCCGTACTTTAGAGACATCATTCAACTCATCGTGGGAAGAAGCAAAGGTGTCAACAATATCCTTCACAGGCTCTGGGTAATTATCTGCAGCTGTGGCGAAGTATTCTTTGCTTTCTTCAGTAATTTCTTTTGCAATGACACTCAGATCCTTGCTTGCTTTTTCAGCTTGAATTTTCAATTTTCCAGAAGTTTCTTGTAATACGATCATAGCCTTTTCACTATAAATTTTATATGCTTCTTTAGATACACTCTGCAACTTTAAGGATTGTTCTTTAAAGGATTTGAGCATCTGCTGCCATACCACATGTGATTCCTCAGCTCCCACTTTCAAACCCTCATCCTCTATGCCAATATCTGAAGGCTTCTGAAAACAAATTACACTGAAATTATCAATTGTATGATTCAAAAAGTTTTTGATGTGCTAAGAAAACAGTATTGCACAGTTGTAtggggaaaaaaaagaaaaagaagaaggcTTTTCATGTAATAAAACTGAATTTAGAAGAGCCCAACTCCAAAGCCAGAGAGTTCCACATAACAACAGAAACCAATACAAAGTCGAACTCAAGAAATTACACATTCCTTTCTTAGTTGCATTGTTTCTCAAACCGTTTCAAGCTACCCAAACATTTCCCTCAAAACATGAAATGAATTTAAATATCAAATCTAAACGCAAACAACAAATCTTGAAGTTAAAATAAATCCCcccaaataaataacaaaaataaagtaaaagaGAGGTCACCGATTCCTCATGAGAAACGGCAGGCACGAGCAGCGAGCGATTCCGCGAAATTCGGCGGCCCAACTGTAGCAAATTGGGAGAGAAGCCTCCAGGAGCAGGCGGCGAAAAGGAAAGCCTACAGCTAGCGGTGGTTTTGAGGAAAGGTTGAAGGCCCAGGGCGGCGGACGGCGGCGGACGGAGAGTCATAGAATCAGAGGGTGCGTTGGAGCTAGGGTTGGGGATTGGTAGTAGTGTAGTGTGTACGGGGCTCCAAAATGGTCGTCGCTCATGAATTTGTGCAGCGATATATATATGGCGTGAATACTAAGAATCAGGTGCTTTGTGTGACTGTGACCCCACCGAATCTGGTTGGTGTGAATTTCCTGAATCCGTCTAATACCTAAATCTAAGTGAAGCTAATATTTAGTCAGTGTTcgtaacttttaaaaataattgattatggatttttttaaataatttgttaagaaaaaaatttataattacttatttttagaagttgcaaacactatcttacaatgaaaaataatatttttgacttcaaaaatgattttttttggtCAAATTGGATTTCTGTTTCACAAATTGACTTGTGAGACGATTTTCGCAACTGATCGATCAATAAGaaatcaaattttgatttttttagtaAGCGACGTAGCTAGACAAGTAGATCTCTAGTGATATGGTCACACAGAATTTTACCAtattcatatttacaataagaAGTAATACTTTTGCCATAAAAAATTATACTTTTTCATGGTTAACCCAAATAAGATATCTGTCTCAACCAAATAAGATatttgtctcacaaaattaactcgTGAGCTAGACTACTTTGAAGGATCCGGTTCAAGGAGATGCTTCCGTGAAACCAGAATTATTTGAGTGATTCCTAAAAAAAGAAAGAACTATTCTGAACGGATATATTCAATACCATGAGACACGTAATgtattgtttgtttttttaaataaaataaatcgcaATGTATGGTTTTTAGTTTTTACATAACAGAAAGGGCAAGCGAGGGATATATACATGCTCCCACCTCAAAAGCAACGTGTTATTCCCTCTTTCCCATTAaggtaatttttaatatttataacatGTAATAGTAACAATAACATggagtcaaaaaaaaaaaaatacaattacaTGAAATTCTACAATGCTCGCATTACCCTCTTTAGGATTATTCAATGAATCATATATCGTTGATCCAAATAAACAAAGATTAATCAATTGATCATTATTGGTCCAAACTCCTTACTTGACAGTTTACAGATTTCTATGTGTTTTAATTAGATGATAAGAACAaatttatatctatatatatatatatagagttttgctatcctgtccacccaccgtgcccacataatgtgcccaccatgaggtgacactcaactattggacgcacaattcatcacatccaatagttgagtgccacctcatggtgggcacattagatGGGCACGATGAGTGGACAAGAtagcaaaattatatatatatatatatatatatatatatatatatatatatatatatatatgttgtgaaaattaaaaatttatggtaaaaactaaaaactctaaaactcaaaatatatatcaaaccaaacacttataaaatcttctctctaaacttgtgttatttcttcacaaatgttgaggtctatttatagatcctcaattgagaaatgtccaaaaataaatatgtcatccattacataatcaaaaattaaaatatcatcacatcaccatcacaataattttcaatctaattttaatatataatttccaatactgccccttgtgatgatgatcgtgatattacGTGTTTGTATACTGTTttgttaaaaaccttactagaaaaaacccagtgggataaaaatcatagcaagaaaaaaagagtgcagccacgtaaactccccctcatgttaatacGATCGATTCTTCACATACGCTGTAGATTtcgcatcccaatattatatatatgttttctgaATATTGCCGTAGGAAGCGCCTTTGTGAAGatatctgatgagttctcacttgattgaatgtaacagatatcaatatctttattcttctcaagctcttgagtgtaggcaaagaactttggggggatatatttggttctgtcacttttgatgtatcattctttcatttgagcaatacatgcagcatcaTCTTCACACAACGTCACAGGATTCTTGTTTACTGattgataatccacaagaagtttggatatgttgtgtcattgattttagccaaacatattcacgacttgcttcatatagcgcaataatctcggcgtgatttgatgaagttgttactagtgtttgtttctatgaacgccaagaaattgttgtgcatccacgagtaaatacatatccggtttgggaacgtgccttatgtggatcagataaatatgcAGCATCAACATAACCAATGATATTTttattggtgtcttttgagtacaaaaatcccaaatctgtcgttcctcgtagataacggaatatatgtttaattccatttcagtgcctctttgttggatatgaactgaatcttgctaataaatttacagcaaaatatttatcaggtctagtgcaatttgcaagatacataagggcaccaatgacacttagatatggtacttctggaccaagaataacttcatcatcttcacatggacgaaatgaatctttttctatgtttaatgatcttacaaccattggagtacttaatgaatttgatttatccatattaaaatgtttaaggatattttatgtataatttgccttgtgaacaaaaatttcacattctttttgttcaatttgcaaacccaagcaatacttggttttcccaatatccttcatttcgaattcttctttcaagtacatcataacttcttgaatttctttattcgttccaatgatatttaaatcatcaacatatacatcaATAAttatgaaaacacaagggcatattggatcatttacatatccttttttcatcaagtgctcacttagccgattataccacattcggccggattgcttcaacctatataatgatctttgcaattttacaaaataaaattctctaggttttgaactttgtgtttcagacatcttaaatccttcagggattttcatgtatatattattatcaagtgatccgtataagtaagctgtaacaacatccataagacacattttcaaattttcagacacgatcaaactaatcaaatatcaaaacgtAATTGTATCCATAACatgagaatacgtttcttcataatcaattccaggcctttgaaaaaaatcttgtgCAACAAATATAGCTTTATATCttgctatttcatttttctcatttcgctttcgaataaaaacccatctgtatccaacaggttttacacatttaggtgtgaggactataggtccaaaaacattacgtttatttagcgaattcaATTCAACCTatatggcatctttccatttggcccaatcatgacgagttttacattctccaacagattttggttcatgatcctcattttcatttatgatgtcacatgccacattataagaaaatatctcatcaatatcttctatatatttttggttccatatttttccagtattaatataattaatagagatttcacgattctcgtcagtttgtgattctgacagaatattttcatcatcaggtgtttcttctggaacaccattttctattttatgatcatcgtgtttctctatgccttttcttttccgatgatttttatccttggaaccgactggtcttccacgcttcaagcgttttatgacatcatgagtgtcttcaatttgtttctttggaatttcaattcgagcaggggcatttacagcatgtatatatgattttgttaccccttttgtgtctacAAATGCATCTggaatttgatttgcaattctttgtaagtgcacaatttgttgtacatctttctcacattgtttggtccttggatccaaatgtaacaatgatggtacataccatgtgatttccttttcgatgtgtttcttttctcccctaACATttggaagatttcttcattaaaatgacaatcagcaaagcgtgctgtaaacacatcgcctgtctgatgctcaagatatcgaatgatagatgggctatcataaccgatataaataccaatttttctttgaggactcatttttgatcgttgaggtggtgcaataggcacatacaccatacatccaaaaattctcagatgagaaatatttggttctttaccaaatgcaagttgcaatggggagaatttatgatatgcacttggtctgatgcgaattaatgccgcagcatgtaaaattgcatgtccccatatagaaatagggagttttgttctcataatcattggtctagcaatcagttgtagacgtttaatcaatgattcagctaatccattctgtgtatgaacatgagcaacaggatgttcaacagcaatttccattgacatacaatagtcattgaaagtttgggaagtaaattctccagcattatcaagtcttattttcttgattgtataatcgggaaattgatttcgcaattttattatttgagccattaatcttgcaaatgtcatattccgagttgacaataagcatacttgtgaccatctgctggaggcatcgatcaatacaataaaatatcaaaatggtccacatggtggatgaattggcccacaaatatcaccctgaatacgttcaagaaatatgagtgattctgtttgaattttagctggtgatggtcttataataagtttccaagagaacatgctttacattgaaacttattattctgaaagatcttttggtctttcaatggatgaccatgtgtattttcaataattctttgcatcattattgaaccaggatgtcccaatcgatcatgtcaattggttaatattgaaaaattattaaccaccatatttgattcgattgaccttatatgtgtataatgcaatccagtagggagcattgataatttttcaaccacatatttctttcctgatttatatgtggtaagacacatatatttctaattttcatcagttatcatctcagtatcatatccatgagaatatatgtcattaaaactcaacaaatttcttttcgattgtggtgaatataaagcatcatttatccgaaattttgtaccatttggtaacaaaaattgtgctttaccacaaccttcaatcaagtctacaggacctgatatggtattcaccattatttttgttggttttatttccatgaaatatttttcatctcgcagaatagtgtgtgttgtaccactatccggtatgcaaatttccatgatattatttccatgtttgctcataacatttttcatatcaaacttcacaaaaatgcaataaagaaaaattaagtacaatacaaatgcaaaatataacatgctttataatacaagaatgcatgaaaaatacaaatttgttacaatctagtccaaccaatcttttaatcaatgtcttcgaaatcattcaaaaaatctgcagcattgaaactagttgaaccaattaaatgatCACTGTTTTCaataaaattggtctcttttcctttcccctttgtcgattctttatagagcttacataggtgctcaggggttcgacaaatatgtgaccaatgtcctggagtgccacatctataacaaacactctcagatctttttgagtgattttcattttcactcgtatttttatgctgcctttttggtgggtagttcgtgacgttcttttgagatgagttattgaaataactatctcgattattttcatatccacggccacgaccacgaccgcgataatttttacgtccacgtccacgcccacttcctcgacctcgtccacaaCCAAAATATTGTCTATgcttttgattttggttttcatttttaattacgacatttgcttctggaaatgccgttgaaccagtgggtcgggattaatgatttcttactaacaattcgttgtttttttcgccacaagaagacatgcgatgagttcagaatatctcgaaaattcacgcactctatattgttgttgtagagttatactTGATGCGTGAAATgtgaaaaatgttttttcaagcatttccatctcagtaacaacatgcccacaaaatttcaattgcgagactattcgatacatcgcagaattgtaatcactgacttttttaaagtcttggaatctcaacgtattccattcatcacgggcggttgagagtataacttcccttatatgTTCAAATCTTTTTTTcagccctttccataaaatcattgggtctttttctgtgacatactcacatttcaatccttcatcaagatgtatacataagaaaatcatagactttgccttttcttgtgaggatgatatattattttctttgatggtatcacttagacccaatgactcaagatgcatctctacatcgagagtccatgacatataattctttccagtgaGATCGAGCGCAacaaattcaatctttgccaaatttgacatagtggtactagaaaaataacaatgcattttattagttaatttctattagtacgacaatacaaaataatggaataacgaagattacaagtgcgtgtacaaatagagaaaaattatgtggtagaaaatcgctggtgagtacaagactcgtgagcatgatgatcatagtcgttatgaaaaatagtcttataaatgccatcatcttcatcttcgaaaaatcgaggagaaattattttgagagaaagagtgaatttggtgtgattgaaaatgagtttgagtgaacatatttatagggcaaaaattagtcgtttgttaccgttgggggtaagaaaaaaaatcgagtatgtgttgaataaaaatttgtgataatcatgtgatgcatataatgataatcataattaaatatacgcaataaaatatatatcatatcacgttattataaggtcagtgtcatagacagcctcttatataataacatgaaattacaCAAATATAATtagacaataaaattatttaagcagtaatgtataatcatatcacgttattataaggtcggtgtcaaaGACAGCCTATTGTATAacaacatgaaattatacaaatataattacacaataaaattatataagcagtaatatataatcatatcacgttattatttaaaaaccttagaagcttttatacttgtcgtatcccttactgggagtgtgggatgtcgtcttaacatcatcccaggatttataacaagttttttttaaaaaaaaacttattttttttatcatgtctgataataacatgatattatatattaaatatatacacaacaaataaataaacaataaaataaatatacttacttgttaaatatttttgtcttctctttgtgttttggagcgtcggaaattatagagatccttcgagcgatcgtgctgataacgtgttgtgaaaagtaaaaatttatggtaaaaactaaaaactctaaaactcaaaatatatatcaaaccaaacacTTATAAAATCTTTTCTCTAAACTTGTGTTATTTCTTTACAAATGttgaggtctatttatagatcctcaattgagaaatgtccaaaaataaatatgtcatccattgcataatcaaaaattaaaatatcatcacattaccatcacaataattttcaatctaattttaaaatataatttccaataatatatatatatatatagcaaaaTTGACAATGTGTATGTTGCTGGCAATGTATGGAGCTAAGGTGTCCTTTAGTGAATGTGGGCTACGCGAATGGGCTTCCAACCAGAATCCAGCGCTAAAATATTTTAGCCCACATTGATTGGGACCAGAAAgagtactaaaaagtcaatgTTCTTACATTGAATTTTCATACCCTGGTGTTTGACTTTGTGCTTGAACAGATAATGGCCATGATTCACGACATAgactaaaatttaattaaacattatTACACGAAAATTAATATTGGATTGGATGTACGACAAATAAGATACAAAATTAATATCATAATATTttcaacttaaaaaaaatcagtaaatcaaacaagaatattatatataattgcaTATTTTTTTGATCGAAATACAATCTAAGATTGCTGCTTAGCTTTAAAGATATAACTTGTGGGCatgcaataatatatatacttttCCTCCGACGCTACTAGCTACCTAAGCTAGGGCAACTCGAGCTCGAGCAACGACGCGCGACAATTCGGGCAGGACGAATGCGAGAGCAGCCACTTATCTATGCAACACATATGGAACCCATGGCCGCATATCGGCAGAACACGGACCCTCTCCCCATCCACAAACTCCCCCAAACAAATCGGGCACTCGCTGCTGCTACCTTTCGAAATCCCCGTGGACGAACTGTACACGTCCACGGATATCCGGCTCAGCGTGCGCTTCTTCAGCCCCATGCAGGCCGCGGATTGTTGCGGTGAGCCACTCCCATCATCAATCAACTGCCGCATGCCACATCTAACGATCAAGTTCAACCCGAACGCGAATAATAACGCGAAAAGCAACACCGCCATGATGATCAGCATGCTAGTATCGAAATCATCTTCCGAGCTGCCCGCAGCATCCCCGGAGTAATTATTAATGTTCGAAGGATCGGTCGAGCCGGTGCGGTTGATCCGGCCTGCAGCCTCCTCCATCAGGCGTCGATGAGATCGAGCCATCGCCATCCGGATCGGAAGCAGCACAAGCTTGATTAATGAGAGGTGTGAAGGGATCTAGTGGCCACATGCATAATATTCAGTACAGTTTCAAGAAGTACGCAGTGTTCATGTACTTTATAAAATTATCAtcgttttttttaaatgtaaataaatattagTTAGTTATTTGAAGTACCCAATTAACCaaattttacttgtttattaTTGATTAGTTGATTAGGGTATGATATTATATTGCAATATTCGTATTTATTTCTGTTGTACGAGTATGATATTGAAGATAAAACAAATAATTAGTTTGAAGAAATTTGGTGGTAGCTGACCAGCCCCCATTAATTCCATTAGAATTGATTTAAGAAATCTAAGTTTGTTACTCATATATATCTGCAATTGGAATTAGCTGGAACTACTCTACTTGGGTATGGCCTTGCATCAATTGTTACCACGTACTGTAGGTTACAAtcaaaattaaatcatattataTCAGTGAAATAA
Proteins encoded:
- the LOC140882290 gene encoding protein FATTY ACID EXPORT 3, chloroplastic, yielding MTLRPPPSAALGLQPFLKTTASCRLSFSPPAPGGFSPNLLQLGRRISRNRSLLVPAVSHEESKPSDIGIEDEGLKVGAEESHVVWQQMLKSFKEQSLKLQSVSKEAYKIYSEKAMIVLQETSGKLKIQAEKASKDLSVIAKEITEESKEYFATAADNYPEPVKDIVDTFASSHDELNDVSKVRDFYVGIPYGAFLSFGGFLSFMLTGSIPAIRFGIILGGALLALSISSLQSWKKGDSAPLVLKGQAAIATILFLRQLRLLSMRPFIFNIFTSIVSGGVAAFYLYRIIRDRDQPREPNSEARLQD
- the LOC140878085 gene encoding probable E3 ubiquitin-protein ligase ATL44, with protein sequence MARSHRRLMEEAAGRINRTGSTDPSNINNYSGDAAGSSEDDFDTSMLIIMAVLLFALLFAFGLNLIVRCGMRQLIDDGSGSPQQSAACMGLKKRTLSRISVDVYSSSTGISKGSSSECPICLGEFVDGERVRVLPICGHGFHMCCIDKWLLSHSSCPNCRASLLELELP